From the genome of Phoenix dactylifera cultivar Barhee BC4 chromosome 17, palm_55x_up_171113_PBpolish2nd_filt_p, whole genome shotgun sequence:
GAATTGTTAGATGATATGTTAATTTTTTGAATAACcaaacaaaatatttatttcatcAGACACGCAATAAATGGGTCCTTATGGTGAAAATTAAACTAGTTGTCTGTATGACTTCTTATTCTCCATCCTTTTACTTTATAATTGACTtatatttcaatttttgtatttcTTTTATATTCAAAAAATTCTAGAAGGAATTAGAAAAGTCCTACGGTTTACGATTCGATCCACAATCCAATCTGATTAATTAGTCCCCTCTGTGATTTATGACTCAGTCCTGACAATATTTGTTTCGTTTAATCTTATATAAAAAGAATATTCTAAATAAAGTGTTGCTTCTTAAGGAACCAAGACAAACATTGACGAGCAGCTGTTTAATGTGATAGCTTTCTAAATCAAGTTTATTATAGAGGAATTAATCTTAGCTTCTGAAAATGCCAACTTAGTTCCTCCAAGAACATGCTAAAAATCAAATAACAAATGGAGTGAGCCGTTTCTTATTGCTAGTAGCAACTCAGAGGGGCATAGCAACATGGGCTGAACATGGGTTTGTTCGATCCCGGCCCAATCAGGTCCTGACTTGATTGGACCTACTTTTGAAGACCTGTATAGTTTAGGTTGACATTAAACGGCAAAACAAAATTGGGTATGGCTTTTGTAATTTCTTATGTAATCTAGTCTAACAGAATCGATTATGTTCTATAAATGCGGGTCGATCCAGAATATATTGATTTGGCTCGAACTCAAAACaaccaaaatttttttaaaaaaatctgaaCCATATAAAACCGTCCTTGACTTTTGCTTTCAGGCCACAAGATGCAACTTGATCGAGCTCAATCAAATATACCCAATCCCGAGCCAGCACATTTGGGGCCTTGATAGCGACTCCATTTGGTGGTGTTGGGTAATCGATCGGTGGCTGATGAAGAGTTCTTTCAATATCAAAGTGCGAGAATGCTACATCTGATTGCACGAACATTTCAGAATTCTCAACTATCAGCGAGAAACAGCTTCATTTTTGCATTTGAGAATCTTTAGATCATTCACCGAATTCTTTAGAATGATGTGTCATCTGGAACAACCAATAATGTGATCCACTTAAAATTCTGAGCGAGCTGGACCATTAAAACTTGTAGGGACCATTTGTTGAAAGCAAACATAAATGCCGCTATCTACCAAGAATCATTTTTATCTAGACTAGATAAATATCCCGACCATTTGCTTAATTTCTTATCTATACTAGATAAGAGATTAAAAATGGGATAGTATGGTCGCATGAGATGAATGCATTTTTATCTTTTATGATATACTTGATCCAATGATACCTCCCATTACGCACGAGCTATATGCTAATTCCAGTCGAAAATATCGTGCCAACTAGACTTCCCTTGACACAGTTTGGGCAGTGGCAATTTACTATTTAAATTATATCTGTCTGTTAGTTAAACCGTCCGGGAGATTAGAAAGCCACAAGGCCACGATTCGACTTGTTCTAGATTAAATCCTCGTTTAACTAAAAGGAATCTGAGGGAAGATAGAAAAGAAACAGGTTGGCAGCGCtggtaaaataaataaataaaataactaaaatagccGGCTGGTTTCGCGTCTAGGGAAGCTGAAAGTACGCAACTGAAGAAACTTCGTGGCAAGTTCCAGGATAAAATGACTGGTATGCAGGAATCAGGAAATGCTGAAGAGAACAAGAGGAGATTGGATGAGCATCGTATTCGGACATAAGCGTATAAAAGCATATTAGGTAGGAAAGGCCATCAAGACCATTGCAACTTGCAGGGACCATTTGTTTGAAGCATCGCATGCAGACATAAATATCGCTATCTAACAAGAACCATCCACCTACCATCTGATGGATGCCCGCCCTGGACGATGAACGAGTCAGACAACGAATAAAGTGAGCTGGACATAACTATATAAAAGTTGCGTTCCTTCTCCAGTACGCAACTGAAGAAACTTCCTGGCAAGTTCCAGGATAAAATGACCGGTATGCAGGAATCAGGATAAATAATGTCACAAATCtggatttgtttatttttaaaaaataatgatagTAAGGTCTCAAATCTTGGTTTGTCTAGACTAGATGAGAGATTAAAAATGGGATGGTACGGTCCCATGGGATGAATGCATTTTTATCTTTTACGATATACTTGATCCAATGATACCTCGCATATCGCACGAGCTATATGCTAATTCCAGTCTAAAATATTGTGCCAACTAGACTTACCTTGACGCAGTTTGGGCAGGGGTGATCTCGGGAGATTAAAAAGCCAAAACGCCAGGGTTCCGCGTGTTCTAGATTAAATCCTCGTTTAACTAAAAGGAATCTGAGGGAAATTACAAAAGAAACAAGTTGGCAGCGCtggtaaaataaataaaaaaataactaaaatagccGGCAGGTTGGAAACCGCGTCAGGTGTTCGATGTAGGTTGCTTCTCCAGTACGCAACTGAAGAAAATGGCAAATGAAGTGGGTtgtcttttattattttctagcCACCTTCATGCCAAGTTCCAGGATAAAACTTGCAGGgaccatttgttttttttttttggtagaacgGGGACCATTTGTTCAAAGCATCCAATAATGCAAACATAATAATTGCTATCCGCCAAGAATACAGTCAGACAACGAATAAATTGATCCGCTTAAAATGCTGATCAGTGAGCTGGGAAGGCTGTCACGACCATCTTCATGTCAACAGTAGGGCATGTTCATTGGGATCTTTATACATAGGCTTTGAATGATCCGTAGTGCCTCACAGCTTTTCCTTCTTCCTGAGTGTCGAGAGTTTCGTCCCCCTCTGTAAGTCTCAAAAAAATGGCAATGATTCTTGATGCCTTTGTGGGAAGATCCATTGGCAAGCTTTTAGAATTTATAGAGGGAGAGATATCCATGGTGCTGGGCGTGAAGGATGAGCTCAGGAAGCTTCAGAGAACGATGGAGAGGATAAGAGGCTTTCTCGAATCCGcagagcggaagaggcatgcagaTCGGAATATTAATACATGGGTGACGGAGTTGAAAGATATCATGTATGATGCGGATGATATCATCGACCTCTGTATGATCGAGGGCAGGAGATTGTTGGAAGATCATACGTCTAAATCAGCGGTACGCCATCCCTcatgtttattttcttgctttagCTGTATCAAGTCTCGGCATGAAATTGGTAGCAAAATTAGAAAACTTAATGATAGGCTAAAAGAGATGAATGAGGATAGATCAATATTGTCTAAACTAGATCACACTGAGAAAGATGTTCAAGTGAGAGGAGTAAATCATCGCCAGACTTTTCCTAGTGGGGTTAAGTCCGATATTGTAGGGACACAAATTGAAGAGGCTACCCAGAGTCTCGTTGAGTCGTTGATTAAAGAAGATAACAAAAAATACCGAATTTTGGGTATCGTTGGGATGGGTGGAATAGGCAAGACCACTCTTGCTTCTAATATCTACAATGACGAAGGGATAAAAGAGAACTTTCCTATACGATTATGGGCGTGTGTTTCTCAAGAATTTTCAGAGATAAAATTGCTGAAAGCGATAATTGAGAGTGCAGGTGAAAAGTGTGGGGAGTTTGAAACCAAGGCGGCGCTTGTACCCTATCTTTCCTCTAtactttctaaaattttttttattgtattaGATGATGTATGGCACACAGATGTATGGGAACATTTGCTTCGATATCCCATTGAAAGTGCAACAGCCAGTGGCAAGATTCTGATTACCACTCGAAATAGAAACGTGGCCAGAAATATGAGAGCAGAGATCCACCGTGTTGATAAAATGGATAATGATAGTGGCTGGGAATTGCTCCACAAGAATGTCtttggagatgatgatgatgaggaggaggatATCTCTAGATTAAAAGAAATTGGGGTTCAAATTGTTGAAAAATGTGATGGTCTTCCTCTTGCAATCAAAGTCATTGCAGGGGTTTTAAGGTCGAAGGATAGAAGCACCATAGAATGGAATAAGGTTCTCAAAAGTGATGCATGGTCCATGAGCCAACTTCATGAAGAACTCCCAGGAGCTCTATTTTTGAGTTATGAAAACTTACCATCTGATCTCAAACAGTGTTTTCTTTATTGCTCATTGTTTCTTGAGGATTATATCATGGATCGCGATGATCTTATTCATTACTGGGTGGTCGAAGGTTTTATACAACCAGCACAAGAGGATACACTTATGGAAGATCTAGCAGAGGACTATTATATGGAGTTAATTGGGAGGAACCTTTTACAGCCATATAATGTTGATAACTGGGGTGACCGACATGGGAATCTGTGCAAGATGCATGATCTGCTACGTTCCCTTGCTCTATTTTTGATATGTGATGAAAGCATTTTTCTTGGCAGCGAGCAATCACCTAACATAAACCCCTTGACTAAAATTCGACGCTTGTCAATGTGGAATGCCGAGCAAGTCCCTGATGCAATAAAACAGCAAAAGTGCTTGAGGACTCTAATGCTCCTAAGGAGTCCCAAGGAAAAGATGATAGAGAATGAACTTTTTGAGAGACTGCGGTTTCTACGAAGCATAACAATAAACGATGCGAGAATTGAGAGGCTTACAGACTCTATAGGAGATCTTTTGCACCTGAGATATTTAGATCTTGATCGGACGAACATCAGTAATTTGCCAGAGTCCATCGGATGCCTCGTAAACCTGCAGATATTGAATCTCTCGGGTTGTAGCTCTTTATATGCTCTCCCTAAGGCAATCACAAAATTGTGTAATCTAAGATGCCTTCGTCTTGGAGGAGGAACTCCATTGAGTCATGTACCAAAGGGACTGGGCAAATTAAAACATCTTAACCATCTTGAAGGATTTGTGGTTAGCCATGATGACAGAAGAGGCACGCAAGATGACGAGGGGTGCGATCTGGAGGAGCTGCAGTCTCTGCCCCAGTTGAGATTCCTAGAGGTAAGGAGCTTGGAGAGGGCACAACCAGTGGGAGCTCCGGTACTCGCAGACACCCGCTCTCTGAGGACACTAATTTTGACTTCCAGCCCACCATCCGAAGATGTGGAAGATGCAATTGCAACTCAAAGAATTGATGAGATTTACAATGAGCTCTCTCCTCGATCCACCCACCTACAAAGACTTGACATCAATGACTTCTTGGGTACTCGATTTCCCACCTGGATGATGTCACCTTCCTTGAATGTTTCTTTTCCTAACCTGACATCCATAAAACTCATTGATTGTAAATCATGTCCTCAGCTTCCTCCACTGGGCTTGCTGCTCCAGCTGAAATTCCTTTTCATTGCTGGAGCACATACAATCAAAACCATTGGACCTGAATTTCTTGGCCCCCGTGCATCGGCAGCAGCAGGGACAGCATTTCCCAAGCTTGAAGAGCTGGAATTTTGCTCGATGAACAACTGGGAAGAATGGTCGTTTGGTATGGTGGAGGGGGTTggtgaagaaagaagaggagcctCCAAGTTGCTGCCTCGTCTCAAGAGGCTGTTTCTTTGGTTCTGTCCCAAGCTGAGAGCTCTTCCAGAAGGACTACGGCATGCCACCAGTTTACAGGAATTGGTTATCTTTGATGCCGACAACCTAATAGAAATCGACAACCTTCCCGCATTAAAGTCTCTACATATAGAACGGTGTCCGAGGTTGGAGCACGTGAAGAATCTTGATAAGTTGCAATACCTAAAGGTCATGGAGACATTCGCCGCAGATGCTGATGGAGAGACAGAGCACCTCCCACAGTGGTTACTGGAGCTACTTCAAAATGCACCAGCTGCTCTACAAAATTTAAAAAGGTTTACACTAACATGCAGCTTACCACTCCTTAAGACCTTCCTCAAGGACGGCCCCAACTGGCCCATCATTCAGTGGATCCCCCACGTCATGATCAGCAGCGGCAAGCTTGATAAATTTGGCCGCTCTCAGTCATATATCGAGTATACCAAGGACCCTCCCGCCTTCAAAACCAACGTGGTGGAATCAGAAGAATCGGCGGATTGATAAAGCGTCCGGAAGCATCCTCTCTTTTATCGAGGTGATCAATTTCTCCTTCCATTACTTTTTTGTTTCTGTTTCTATTTTTATTCACCCTAGCACCTTTAAACTGGCTACCTGTTATGTCGCTAATCTTATGGTAATCTCATCCTTCCCCAGATACCACTGCTCGTGCTTCCTTCTTGATCGAGGACAGCGGATCACTGGCTGCTCAGCATTTTCCCTATCTTTCGCTTCATGTTTTCCTCCCCCCCGTTTCGTGGTTGTGTCGCTTGATTTAAACCTTTCTGTTTGGTTTTATTTTGCATGCCTTCTGTAATTTCTGTTTCCTGGTGTTTTTGATACATATGTAATTTCTGTTTCCTCTTGTTTTGATGACATGATCATTTGCTGGAGTGTAACTTTTAGAATTTATATGAAATCAATCAACATTTCTCTCAAACTCTGTGCCTCTGATGTTTGTTTCTCCTTAATCTTGGAGACCAGCTTGAATTCCTAAATTTTGATTCGAGTATTCCAGCAGAAACTGCTTAGCCTATGATTGTTTTGCGATTGAAGATTGGTCGCATTTGAAAGAGCCTGTCAATATTACAGCAGATGGGGAGATTCAAGCAATCAAATTACCTCATCTATCAGATCTTTTGCTAGGCCATCAACGGTGGTGGTTTCTTACACCTGGTAGGTCAGGAAACCATAGAGAAGTGATGCCGTGGTACGATGCTATAGATGGTGGATGGGAatgcgttggaaccaaatgcATGAGGACGGATGGGCATACAAATTTTTGTGTTCATCATTGTCCTTTGATTGTGTGTGAATGGATAAACATAAAATCATTCTG
Proteins encoded in this window:
- the LOC120104248 gene encoding putative disease resistance protein RGA3 isoform X2 gives rise to the protein MAMILDAFVGRSIGKLLEFIEGEISMVLGVKDELRKLQRTMERIRGFLESAERKRHADRNINTWVTELKDIMYDADDIIDLCMIEGRRLLEDHTSKSAVRHPSCLFSCFSCIKSRHEIGSKIRKLNDRLKEMNEDRSILSKLDHTEKDVQVRGVNHRQTFPSGVKSDIVGTQIEEATQSLVESLIKEDNKKYRILGIVGMGGIGKTTLASNIYNDEGIKENFPIRLWACVSQEFSEIKLLKAIIESAGEKCGEFETKAALVPYLSSILSKIFFIVLDDVWHTDVWEHLLRYPIESATASGKILITTRNRNVARNMRAEIHRVDKMDNDSGWELLHKNVFGDDDDEEEDISRLKEIGVQIVEKCDGLPLAIKVIAGVLRSKDRSTIEWNKVLKSDAWSMSQLHEELPGALFLSYENLPSDLKQCFLYCSLFLEDYIMDRDDLIHYWVVEGFIQPAQEDTLMEDLAEDYYMELIGRNLLQPYNVDNWGDRHGNLCKMHDLLRSLALFLICDESIFLGSEQSPNINPLTKIRRLSMWNAEQVPDAIKQQKCLRTLMLLRSPKEKMIENELFERLRFLRSITINDARIERLTDSIGDLLHLRYLDLDRTNISNLPESIGCLVNLQILNLSGCSSLYALPKAITKLCNLRCLRLGGGTPLSHVPKGLGKLKHLNHLEGFVVSHDDRRGTQDDEGCDLEELQSLPQLRFLEVRSLERAQPVGAPVLADTRSLRTLILTSSPPSEDVEDAIATQRIDEIYNELSPRSTHLQRLDINDFLASSTGLAAPAEIPFHCWSTYNQNHWT
- the LOC120104248 gene encoding putative disease resistance protein RGA3 isoform X1; amino-acid sequence: MAMILDAFVGRSIGKLLEFIEGEISMVLGVKDELRKLQRTMERIRGFLESAERKRHADRNINTWVTELKDIMYDADDIIDLCMIEGRRLLEDHTSKSAVRHPSCLFSCFSCIKSRHEIGSKIRKLNDRLKEMNEDRSILSKLDHTEKDVQVRGVNHRQTFPSGVKSDIVGTQIEEATQSLVESLIKEDNKKYRILGIVGMGGIGKTTLASNIYNDEGIKENFPIRLWACVSQEFSEIKLLKAIIESAGEKCGEFETKAALVPYLSSILSKIFFIVLDDVWHTDVWEHLLRYPIESATASGKILITTRNRNVARNMRAEIHRVDKMDNDSGWELLHKNVFGDDDDEEEDISRLKEIGVQIVEKCDGLPLAIKVIAGVLRSKDRSTIEWNKVLKSDAWSMSQLHEELPGALFLSYENLPSDLKQCFLYCSLFLEDYIMDRDDLIHYWVVEGFIQPAQEDTLMEDLAEDYYMELIGRNLLQPYNVDNWGDRHGNLCKMHDLLRSLALFLICDESIFLGSEQSPNINPLTKIRRLSMWNAEQVPDAIKQQKCLRTLMLLRSPKEKMIENELFERLRFLRSITINDARIERLTDSIGDLLHLRYLDLDRTNISNLPESIGCLVNLQILNLSGCSSLYALPKAITKLCNLRCLRLGGGTPLSHVPKGLGKLKHLNHLEGFVVSHDDRRGTQDDEGCDLEELQSLPQLRFLEVRSLERAQPVGAPVLADTRSLRTLILTSSPPSEDVEDAIATQRIDEIYNELSPRSTHLQRLDINDFLGTRFPTWMMSPSLNVSFPNLTSIKLIDCKSCPQLPPLGLLLQLKFLFIAGAHTIKTIGPEFLGPRASAAAGTAFPKLEELEFCSMNNWEEWSFGMVEGVGEERRGASKLLPRLKRLFLWFCPKLRALPEGLRHATSLQELVIFDADNLIEIDNLPALKSLHIERCPRLEHVKNLDKLQYLKVMETFAADADGETEHLPQWLLELLQNAPAALQNLKRFTLTCSLPLLKTFLKDGPNWPIIQWIPHVMISSGKLDKFGRSQSYIEYTKDPPAFKTNVVESEESAD